Part of the Streptomyces sp. NBC_01264 genome, CCCGCAAGCTCCTGCGAGACGCGGGCATCCCCCTGCGCGACAAGGCCCTTTTCTGGGCCGCGGTGGCGTACACGATCTCGCCGGTGGACCTGATCCCGGACCCGGTCTACCTGGACGACATCGGCATCCTCCTCCTAGCCCTGCGTTCCCTCCACGCGGCGGCCTCGGCGGCCCGCCCACCCAAGGGACTCGACGCGGCGTAGCCGGCCGGCGGGTCGGCGGGTCGGCGGCTTTCCCAGCCGGATCGGCCGC contains:
- a CDS encoding YkvA family protein, with protein sequence MDATTVWLIVAVVAAGLAVTAAVLLVRVFAARKLLRDAGIPLRDKALFWAAVAYTISPVDLIPDPVYLDDIGILLLALRSLHAAASAARPPKGLDAA